One stretch of Balneola sp. MJW-20 DNA includes these proteins:
- a CDS encoding PhoH family protein has product MIDVAERKKKVSDQDVKTLIALKTGEAYATRKQPIDLDSRDGDLIIHTHSGEPILAKTPGQKRIVESSSTHDIVFAIGPAGTGKTYTSVALAVKALKERKVKKIILARPAVEAGENLGFLPGDLKEKIDPYLRPLYDALEDMIEHDRLDLHLTKNVIEIAPLAYMRGRTLNNAFVILDEAQNATNTQMKMFLTRIGFNSRAIITGDITQTDLPRKQQSGLISIQEILKPVKGIDFVYLGEEDVVRHRLVRDIINAYEKFENKED; this is encoded by the coding sequence ATGATCGATGTAGCGGAAAGGAAAAAGAAAGTCAGCGATCAGGATGTAAAGACACTGATCGCACTGAAGACCGGTGAGGCTTATGCCACACGTAAACAACCGATCGACCTGGACTCAAGAGACGGGGACCTGATCATTCACACCCATTCCGGAGAACCTATCCTGGCTAAAACTCCGGGACAAAAAAGAATTGTAGAGTCTTCATCCACACATGACATTGTATTTGCAATCGGTCCGGCCGGTACCGGTAAAACGTATACTTCCGTTGCCCTGGCAGTAAAAGCCCTTAAAGAACGCAAGGTTAAAAAGATCATCCTGGCCCGACCTGCGGTTGAAGCCGGAGAAAATCTTGGTTTCCTGCCCGGTGATCTTAAAGAAAAGATCGACCCTTATCTCCGGCCATTATATGACGCTCTGGAAGATATGATCGAGCATGATCGACTGGACCTGCATCTGACCAAGAATGTGATCGAGATCGCTCCCCTGGCTTATATGAGGGGACGAACGCTGAACAACGCTTTTGTTATTCTGGATGAGGCTCAGAATGCTACTAATACTCAGATGAAGATGTTCCTGACCCGTATTGGCTTCAATAGCCGGGCGATCATCACCGGAGATATTACACAGACCGACCTGCCCAGAAAACAACAGTCCGGTCTGATCTCCATTCAAGAGATCCTGAAGCCGGTAAAAGGAATCGACTTTGTTTACCTGGGAGAAGAAGACGTAGTCCGGCATCGACTTGTCAGGGATATCATTAATGCCTACGAGAAATTTGAAAACAAAGAAGACTAA
- the rpe gene encoding ribulose-phosphate 3-epimerase — MNFNLPVLAPSILAADFSQLGNDIEQCTDAGIDWIHCDIMDGHFVPNISYGPAIVKAAAESAPEAFMDVHLMIEDPDKYVGDYVDAGADLITVHYEACPHLHRSLQNIKKYGLMAGVAVNPATSLHNLEPVLEYADLILIMSVNPGFGGQSFIESSYDRLQEMARLKEEKGYSYLIEVDGGVGLKNIEQVRESGAEILVAGSSVFKAENIGNRVKELLSKL, encoded by the coding sequence ATGAATTTCAATTTACCGGTACTTGCTCCCTCCATTTTAGCAGCAGACTTCTCACAACTTGGAAATGATATTGAGCAGTGTACCGATGCTGGAATTGACTGGATCCACTGTGATATCATGGATGGCCATTTTGTACCGAATATCAGCTACGGTCCAGCAATTGTAAAAGCTGCAGCTGAATCAGCACCGGAAGCCTTCATGGATGTTCACCTCATGATCGAGGACCCGGATAAGTATGTAGGAGATTATGTGGATGCGGGTGCAGACCTGATTACCGTTCATTACGAAGCCTGTCCTCACCTGCACCGATCACTTCAGAATATCAAAAAATATGGTTTAATGGCCGGCGTCGCTGTGAACCCCGCTACGAGTCTTCATAACCTGGAGCCTGTACTAGAGTATGCCGACCTGATCCTGATCATGAGTGTTAACCCCGGATTTGGTGGGCAAAGCTTTATTGAGAGCTCTTATGATCGTTTGCAGGAAATGGCGCGACTAAAAGAAGAAAAAGGGTATTCTTACCTTATCGAAGTGGATGGCGGAGTTGGCCTGAAAAATATTGAGCAGGTTCGTGAATCAGGTGCTGAGATACTGGTTGCCGGCAGCTCGGTCTTCAAAGCTGAGAATATAGGAAACAGAGTGAAAGAGCTCCTCTCTAAGCTCTGA
- a CDS encoding MBL fold metallo-hydrolase has translation MPSNKPETYSAALYEGTFSVGLDKKFNRISREDKPAKGALKISLNPFLVHTPDHKMLFDCGIGEFGEDTGPEYIRKNLDDHGLTEFDITDVFASHLHYDHIGGLANKENGYWELTFPDAKIWVSKAGWEKVMAKEVWYDDEKTEFIHFIDAKADLHFLSAEDQPYPFMSVEKIGGHTEFHQVLLFNDGQHKYMQAGDVIATRSQVNRKFAAKYDFDPETSQKQRERLARLAYEEGYIILGYHDDSTPIFSLTDFDEKTGYATNPMDPDGNS, from the coding sequence ATGCCTTCAAATAAACCCGAGACTTATTCCGCAGCCCTGTATGAAGGTACTTTTTCCGTTGGACTGGATAAGAAATTCAATCGTATTTCAAGAGAGGATAAACCGGCTAAAGGTGCGCTTAAGATCTCATTGAATCCATTTCTCGTTCACACTCCCGACCATAAGATGTTATTTGATTGCGGGATCGGAGAATTTGGCGAAGATACCGGGCCGGAATACATTCGAAAAAACCTGGACGACCACGGCCTGACCGAATTTGATATCACGGATGTGTTTGCGAGTCACCTGCACTATGATCATATCGGAGGACTTGCTAATAAGGAGAACGGGTACTGGGAGCTTACTTTTCCCGACGCAAAGATCTGGGTATCCAAAGCCGGGTGGGAAAAAGTCATGGCTAAAGAGGTTTGGTATGATGACGAAAAAACCGAATTCATTCATTTCATTGATGCCAAAGCAGACCTCCATTTTCTTTCAGCTGAAGATCAACCCTACCCTTTTATGAGCGTCGAAAAAATTGGCGGACATACTGAGTTTCATCAGGTTCTCCTTTTTAATGATGGACAGCATAAATACATGCAGGCAGGCGATGTAATAGCGACACGCAGCCAGGTCAACCGAAAATTTGCTGCGAAATATGATTTTGACCCGGAAACTAGTCAGAAACAGCGCGAAAGGCTCGCCCGACTTGCTTATGAAGAGGGCTATATTATTTTAGGTTATCACGACGACAGTACTCCAATATTCAGCCTGACCGATTTTGATGAGAAGACCGGTTATGCAACAAATCCTATGGACCCGGATGGTAATTCCTGA